DNA from Pichia kudriavzevii chromosome 5, complete sequence:
GTTTTACCCGGcgaaaaattcaaaaagcATCAAGAGATGATGAAACGGCAAAAAGAAGTACATGAAGCTGACAGTGGCGATGATGTAGTAGCGCCCGGTAGTGAAGAGCTAGAAAATAGTAGTGACGAAGAGGAAAATGCTGATAAGGGAGACGGTGATGAAGCTATCATTCAAGATTCTGTAACAATTGTCTTTGATGATAATGGAGAAGAATCTGTGAATGGAGAGTTCAAAAAGGCacaaatccaagaaaaacagaagaagcaaaaggGAAAACCCGAGCTAagtcaagaagaaagagaagcGAGAGAGAGGAAACATAAGGAACTAAAGGCTAAACTTCAGgcaaaaattcaaagcatgagagaaaagagaaaagcGCCTGGTACTAAAGTTGCAGGTGCTGCCACCTCAAGACAGCAGATTTTGGAAGAGAGACGCAGAAAGGCagagttgaagaaagatttgaaaaagaagggaattgaggaagatgatgatgaaagcagtagtgatgatgatgatgaagaggaggaggaaagCGATGCTAACCAGGAAAAACCGGGATCAAATGTTATGTTTGGaaatattgaatttatGGACGGTGAAAGAGTGTCGAGTGATTTGACCTCTACAAGAAAAATtggtaaaaagaaagggCCAGCTAATAAGGATATTAAAGGGCATCTGAAGATtcttgaaagagaaaaggaaaaggtCAAAGATATGGATGCAGATGCcagaaagaaattggaagatAAGCAAAAGTGGCAAAAGGCTCTAGCAAGTGTGCAGGGTGTTAAAGTTAAAGATGATGAGAGACTATTGAAGAAAgcattgaagagaaaagaagCCGTCAAGAGAAAGAGTGAACGTGAATGGAAAGATCGTATACAAATTGTTGcagatgaaaagaaaatgaaagcTGacagaagagaagaaaactTGCGTATTAGAAAGGAGAACAGGGGCAAAGATCGTAAGCATCAAGTCAAGCAATTACCTAGTTATAAACGTAACCGTGGATCCAAAAAGCTTGCTGGCAGCGGTGCTAAACGTGCTGGATTTGAGGGAGGTATCCGTAGTAAGGGCAAAGGAAGTACAGGCGGTAAAAGTCCGGGTAAAGGCAGAGGTGGCAAAAAATAGTACGGTATGGTGTAATATAAACAATATAATACTTGTAAAGAGTGCATTAACTGTGTTGTATATTTAGTAATAATCAGCATCAAAGGTAAACACCGATTTTTATAAAAAGGGGGCGCAATTCGTGAAAATGATGACAATTTTCCATAAACTTCTCTGTTTTTGTCCCCTTTTCGTTCCATTGGCAAAATACCCAgtttatttcttttattatcCAGAGGGCTTTTGTTACCGAACTAGACACCATCGAACGCTTACTATGTGGTATGTATTCTTACAGTGCTACAATATATGTATGATGAACCAGGCATGATTGGTTTTTTTGCCCCGAAAAGCCTAATAATGTCTTTTAATCAACTATTTTGAACGAGAGGGATATTATGCTTACGTTGAACTACAAGAGGGGGTGCTAATGGGCAATTGTGATTCGtgtttgatgaaaatatacAGTTCTCATAATTTTATCCATGAGATGGATAGATACAAACAAGTTTACTAACATGAATAATGcaaatcaaatgtttctatttttatGTTATTACAGTGGTATATTTGGTTACGCTAATTATAATATTGCTCGCACTAGGGGGcatatcatcaacaatttaGTTGATGGTTTAACCAAATTAGAATACAGGGGTTATGATTCCGCAGGTATTGGAATTGATGGTGAAAACGACTGGACTGAGGATTCACCAATTAGAGAAATCCAATTATTCAAGCAAGTTGGTAAGGTTTCAAACttaaaggaagaaattgattccCATCATCCAGATGTGTCTGAAGTTTTCTACAATCATGTTGGTATTGCTCATACTAGATGGGCCACTCATGGTGGTGTCACTCAAAACAATTGCCACCCCCATTCTTCTGACAAATTAACACAATTTGCTGTAGTTCACAATGGTATCATTACAAATTATAGAGAGTTGAAGcaattcttgaaaaatgaaggTGAG
Protein-coding regions in this window:
- a CDS encoding uncharacterized protein (PKUD0E02380; similar to Saccharomyces cerevisiae YKL082C (RRP14); ancestral locus Anc_2.636); this encodes MGNSLEERLQEHSNAFDGLLSLIPAKYYYDEETSNQWQQKRKSKEERQENKRQKLNPENNKNVTAKDVLTEAEKTAKPVVLPGEKFKKHQEMMKRQKEVHEADSGDDVVAPGSEELENSSDEEENADKGDGDEAIIQDSVTIVFDDNGEESVNGEFKKAQIQEKQKKQKGKPELSQEEREARERKHKELKAKLQAKIQSMREKRKAPGTKVAGAATSRQQILEERRRKAELKKDLKKKGIEEDDDESSSDDDDEEEEESDANQEKPGSNVMFGNIEFMDGERVSSDLTSTRKIGKKKGPANKDIKGHLKILEREKEKVKDMDADARKKLEDKQKWQKALASVQGVKVKDDERLLKKALKRKEAVKRKSEREWKDRIQIVADEKKMKADRREENLRIRKENRGKDRKHQVKQLPSYKRNRGSKKLAGSGAKRAGFEGGIRSKGKGSTGGKSPGKGRGGKK